The following proteins come from a genomic window of Nocardioides albertanoniae:
- a CDS encoding PspA/IM30 family protein gives MSVMKRLSLVFKAKANKALDKAEDPREVLDYSYQKQLQMLQQVRRGVADVATSRKRVELQINGLNQQSEKLTQQAQKAIEMNREDLAREALTRKSGLTQQVNDLNTQLATLQGEEEKLTLAQQRLQAKVESFRTKKETIKATYTAAEAQTRINEAVSGIGEEMGDVGMAMQRAEDKTLEMQARAGAVDELLSSGALDDLTAGPSDDITRQLDALSSTNDVEAELAALKGLSAPQKTQALPEADSSVIDVPSNEKQAEQ, from the coding sequence ATGAGTGTGATGAAGCGGCTGAGCCTGGTCTTCAAGGCGAAGGCAAACAAGGCGCTCGACAAGGCCGAGGACCCACGGGAAGTGCTCGACTACAGCTACCAGAAGCAGCTTCAGATGCTGCAGCAGGTGCGCCGCGGCGTCGCGGACGTCGCGACCAGCCGCAAGCGTGTCGAGCTGCAGATCAACGGGCTCAACCAGCAGTCCGAGAAGCTCACTCAGCAGGCCCAGAAGGCCATCGAGATGAACCGCGAGGATCTCGCCCGCGAGGCACTGACCCGCAAGTCCGGTCTCACCCAGCAGGTGAACGACCTCAACACCCAGCTCGCTACGCTCCAGGGTGAGGAGGAGAAGCTCACCCTCGCCCAGCAGCGGCTGCAGGCGAAGGTGGAGTCCTTCCGCACCAAGAAGGAGACCATCAAGGCGACCTACACCGCCGCCGAGGCGCAGACCCGCATCAACGAGGCCGTCTCCGGCATCGGTGAGGAGATGGGCGACGTCGGCATGGCGATGCAGCGTGCCGAGGACAAGACCCTCGAGATGCAGGCCCGCGCGGGTGCCGTCGACGAGCTGCTCTCCTCGGGTGCTCTCGACGACCTGACCGCCGGTCCCAGCGACGACATCACTCGTCAGCTCGACGCGCTGAGCTCCACCAATGACGTCGAGGCCGAGCTGGCCGCGCTCAAGGGCCTCAGCGCCCCGCAGAAGACCCAGGCGCTGCCCGAGGCCGACTCCTCGGTCATCGACGTCCCCTCGAACGAGAAGCAGGCAGAGCAGTGA
- a CDS encoding DUF3043 domain-containing protein, giving the protein MFGRKSSASQQVIEPETPSKAEGKNRPTPSRKEAEAARKARLKPARTRKEINAANRSRRVEQGDKMRNAMKTGDERYLPPRDKGPVRRFIRDWVDSRFTFAEIVLPVLIIALVVPYISMELAMYSQLFTLVVMATVIVNLVAMRFLLRKELKRRFPDNDLKGTTYYAIMRAIQIRPLRLPKPQVKIGTKLPDSYR; this is encoded by the coding sequence TTGTTCGGTCGCAAGTCTTCCGCCAGCCAGCAGGTCATCGAGCCCGAGACGCCCAGCAAGGCCGAGGGCAAGAACCGGCCCACTCCTTCACGCAAGGAGGCCGAGGCGGCGCGCAAGGCGCGGCTCAAGCCGGCGCGCACCCGCAAGGAGATCAACGCCGCCAACCGCTCGCGCCGCGTCGAGCAGGGCGACAAGATGCGCAACGCGATGAAGACCGGCGACGAGCGTTACCTGCCGCCGCGCGACAAGGGCCCGGTCAGGCGCTTCATCCGCGACTGGGTCGACTCCCGGTTCACCTTTGCCGAGATCGTGCTGCCGGTGCTGATCATCGCGCTGGTCGTGCCCTACATCAGCATGGAGCTGGCGATGTACTCCCAGCTGTTCACCCTCGTCGTGATGGCCACGGTGATCGTCAACCTGGTCGCGATGCGCTTCCTCCTCCGCAAGGAGCTCAAGCGCCGCTTCCCCGACAACGACCTCAAGGGCACCACCTACTACGCGATCATGCGGGCCATCCAGATCCGGCCCCTGCGCCTGCCCAAGCCGCAGGTCAAGATCGGCACCAAGCTGCCCGACAGCTACCGCTGA
- the pspAA gene encoding PspA-associated protein PspAA → MIVRILGEGQYDIDEAGLEKLNDLDAAVESACKGTDEAVFDSALAALLDGVRALGVQHPVDAIDSSDLILPGPGSTLAEVSEMLGDDGLIPG, encoded by the coding sequence GTGATCGTTCGCATCCTGGGCGAGGGCCAGTACGACATCGACGAAGCCGGCCTCGAGAAGCTCAACGACCTCGACGCCGCCGTCGAGAGTGCCTGCAAGGGCACCGACGAAGCCGTCTTCGACTCGGCGCTCGCCGCGCTGCTCGACGGGGTGCGCGCTCTCGGCGTGCAGCACCCGGTCGACGCGATCGACTCCTCCGACCTGATCCTGCCGGGTCCTGGATCCACCCTCGCCGAGGTCTCGGAGATGCTCGGCGACGACGGTCTCATCCCCGGTTAG